The genomic DNA GAAAAAAATTGAAGTCATTGCAGCGGTCGATCCGATGCCAAAAAATGAACAAATTCCTATCGTAAAACAAAAAACAAAATACCTCCCGAATGCGAAGAATCACCTATATGAAAAACAGAGTACGGAAAGCAAAACAGGGTTCAAAAGTGAATTGATAAAAGAAATTTCTGAAATAAAAGAGCTGTTGAAAAAAAATCATTCCAATTTTAATGAAAATGGAATCGCGCTTCCGGGTCCGATTCAAGAAGCAAGCTTACTAATGGAAAAACAGGAGATTGATAAACAAATCCAGACAGCTGTACTCGAAGAGTTAATCGAAAAGTGGTATTTAACAGGAGCTTGTGCTTCAAAAGATGAAGTTCTGTCATGGCTTAGGAATTATATTTCAAATCGAATAGCCAATCTCAAATATGGCGGTGTAACTTTTACAAAACAATTTGTAAATGTGGTTGGCCCAACGGGAGTCGGCAAAACAACTACATTAGCAAAAATTGCCGCAGATTGTGTGCTCACGTATAAAAAAAAGGCAGCATTTATTACAACGGATACGTATCGAATTGCAGCAATCGACCAGTTAAAAACATATGCAAAATTATTAAATGCCCCATTGGAAGTATGCTATAACATGGAAGATTTCCAGAAAGCAGCAGATCAATTTGCTGAGTATGATATTGTCTTCATTGATACAGCTGGCAGAAACTTTCGGAATCGTGGTTATGTTAATGACTTGAAAAAAACAATTGATTTTGACAGAGATATGGAAACTTATCTCGTCCTTTCATTAACTTCAAAACAAAGAGATATGGAAGAAATTTTTGAACAGTTTTCACTTATTAACATTGATCGATTGATTTTTACAAAAGCAGATGAAACATCCAGCTTTGGTGCGATGCTGAACATCATCGATAAATACCAGACTGGTGTGGCCTATTTGACGAATGGCCAAAATGTTCCCGATGATATGCTGGTTGCCACCCCTACGGTGATATCGAATTTATTATTTGGGGTTGAAACAGATGTACGATCAAGCTGAAAGATTAAGAGTAAGACTTGGATTGAAAGAAAAGAAAAACGGTAAAAAGGCAATCGCTGTTGTCAGCGGGAAAGGAGGAGTAGGAAAATCAAATTTTTCATTAAACTTTGCTATTGCATTGTCAATATTGGGCAGCAAAGTAATGGTCATTGATATGGATATTGGAATGGGGAATTTGGATATTTTAATGGGAAGCGCCCCTGATTTTACTATTGTTGATTATTTCGAAAAAGAAATACCGCTTGAAAAAATCATTATGGCTGGACCTGACGGAGTCCATTATATTGCCGGCGGTTCAGGTCTTACTTCGTTCGTAAAACTAGAAGAAGCCAAATTGGACCAGTTCTTTGAAGATTTGGAAACAAGTTTTAAGGATTATGATTATTTGATTTTTGATATGGGAGCGGGGATTAGAAAAGATTTATTACCTTTTATATTGTCCGTAGATGAAGTATTC from Bacillus methanolicus MGA3 includes the following:
- the flhF gene encoding flagellar biosynthesis protein FlhF, with the translated sequence MKVKKYVASSMPEAMKLIRAELGNDAVILNSKVVHSGGFLGFFKKKKIEVIAAVDPMPKNEQIPIVKQKTKYLPNAKNHLYEKQSTESKTGFKSELIKEISEIKELLKKNHSNFNENGIALPGPIQEASLLMEKQEIDKQIQTAVLEELIEKWYLTGACASKDEVLSWLRNYISNRIANLKYGGVTFTKQFVNVVGPTGVGKTTTLAKIAADCVLTYKKKAAFITTDTYRIAAIDQLKTYAKLLNAPLEVCYNMEDFQKAADQFAEYDIVFIDTAGRNFRNRGYVNDLKKTIDFDRDMETYLVLSLTSKQRDMEEIFEQFSLINIDRLIFTKADETSSFGAMLNIIDKYQTGVAYLTNGQNVPDDMLVATPTVISNLLFGVETDVRSS
- a CDS encoding MinD/ParA family protein, producing the protein MYDQAERLRVRLGLKEKKNGKKAIAVVSGKGGVGKSNFSLNFAIALSILGSKVMVIDMDIGMGNLDILMGSAPDFTIVDYFEKEIPLEKIIMAGPDGVHYIAGGSGLTSFVKLEEAKLDQFFEDLETSFKDYDYLIFDMGAGIRKDLLPFILSVDEVFVLTTPEPTAITDAYAMIKYIHILDSKIPLYVVVNKARSVKDGTETMQRLSKVVNQFLGRCLISLGILPDDLTVQTAVRRQIPFVNLNEKSPVSRTLKEMADRYVKQKAFETTPAVKFHFVAKLKKFLFERKGGRYGEN